From one Phocaeicola salanitronis DSM 18170 genomic stretch:
- a CDS encoding alpha-N-acetylglucosaminidase, with product MKLRNLLLAGLLCLLPFSLFANPIKGLLERIEPGASKKFIIQLQKNADTDFFELDQKGNKIVVRGNTYVNIASGLNWYLKYYAGIHLSWNNMTAELPASLPPVTKPERHETDLSLRYDFNYCTYSYTMAFWDWARWEKEIDWMALHGINLPLAAVGQECVWRNMLAKLGYTKEETNRFIAGPAFLAWWAMNNLEGWGGPNPDSWYTQQEALQKKILKRMREYGIEPVLPGYSGMVPHDAHQKLGLNVTEPELWNGFTRPAFLMPTDKRFAEIAALYYEEQEKLFGKANYYSMDPFHELENAGEVDFDAAGKAVMDAMKQVNPKAVWVVQGWTENPRPEMMKNLKNGDLLILDLFSECRPMWGIPSIWKREKGYEQHDWLFCMLENFGANVGLHGRMDQLLNNFYLTKNNPLAAHLKGIGLTMEGSENNPVMFELMCELPWRPEKITKESWLKEYLAARYGAKDEKIEQAWMILADGIYNCPFGNNQQGPHESIFCGRPSMNNFQVSSWSKMENYYDPTSTEAAARLMLEAADKFRGNNNFEYDLVDIVRQALADRGRIVYNRAIADFKSFDKRSYARHSKEFLNLLLAQDRLLATRSEFRVGRWINQARSLGNTPEEKDLYEWNARVQITTWGNRECADKGGLRDYAHKEWNGILKDFYYKRWAAWWEMLQGVLDGGEMQDIDWYAMEEPWTLQHNPYKAEAEGDCIETAREAMSLLTTDYTD from the coding sequence ATGAAGCTCAGAAACCTCTTGCTGGCAGGCTTGTTGTGCCTGCTTCCCTTCTCTCTTTTTGCAAACCCTATCAAAGGACTATTGGAACGAATCGAACCGGGAGCATCTAAAAAATTCATCATTCAGCTCCAGAAGAACGCAGATACCGACTTCTTCGAATTGGACCAAAAAGGAAACAAAATTGTGGTACGCGGAAACACCTACGTAAACATCGCTTCCGGACTGAACTGGTACCTGAAATACTACGCCGGCATCCACCTTTCGTGGAACAACATGACGGCAGAACTGCCCGCTTCTCTCCCACCCGTCACCAAGCCCGAACGGCATGAAACAGACCTAAGCCTGCGCTACGACTTCAACTATTGCACCTACTCGTATACCATGGCTTTCTGGGACTGGGCACGCTGGGAAAAGGAAATCGACTGGATGGCACTGCATGGCATCAACCTTCCGCTTGCCGCCGTGGGACAGGAATGTGTATGGCGCAACATGCTTGCCAAACTAGGCTACACAAAAGAAGAAACCAACCGCTTCATTGCCGGTCCGGCGTTCCTTGCCTGGTGGGCGATGAATAACCTCGAAGGATGGGGCGGGCCGAATCCTGACAGCTGGTACACGCAGCAGGAAGCCTTGCAAAAGAAAATCCTGAAACGGATGCGCGAATACGGTATCGAGCCGGTACTGCCGGGATACTCGGGCATGGTTCCTCATGACGCTCACCAGAAACTGGGACTGAACGTGACCGAACCGGAATTGTGGAACGGTTTTACCCGTCCGGCATTCTTAATGCCTACCGACAAGCGGTTTGCCGAAATCGCCGCCCTCTATTACGAGGAACAAGAGAAACTCTTCGGCAAAGCCAACTACTATTCAATGGATCCTTTCCACGAATTAGAGAATGCCGGAGAAGTTGATTTCGATGCAGCCGGCAAGGCGGTAATGGATGCGATGAAGCAGGTCAACCCGAAAGCCGTCTGGGTGGTGCAAGGCTGGACCGAGAACCCGCGTCCGGAAATGATGAAGAACCTGAAGAACGGCGACCTGCTTATCCTTGACCTCTTCAGCGAATGCCGTCCCATGTGGGGCATCCCTTCTATTTGGAAGCGCGAGAAAGGATACGAGCAACACGACTGGCTGTTCTGTATGCTGGAGAACTTCGGAGCCAATGTTGGGCTGCACGGGCGCATGGACCAACTGCTGAATAACTTCTACCTTACCAAAAACAACCCGCTTGCCGCCCACCTGAAAGGCATCGGTCTGACCATGGAAGGCAGCGAAAACAATCCGGTGATGTTCGAATTGATGTGCGAATTGCCGTGGCGTCCCGAGAAAATCACCAAGGAAAGCTGGCTGAAAGAGTATCTGGCTGCCCGCTATGGAGCAAAAGACGAAAAGATAGAACAGGCATGGATGATTCTTGCCGACGGCATCTACAACTGTCCCTTCGGAAACAACCAGCAAGGACCTCACGAATCCATCTTCTGCGGACGTCCCAGCATGAACAACTTCCAAGTATCGAGCTGGTCGAAGATGGAAAACTATTACGACCCTACCTCTACCGAGGCCGCCGCACGCCTGATGCTGGAAGCAGCCGACAAGTTCCGGGGCAACAACAATTTCGAATACGACCTGGTGGACATCGTGCGCCAGGCACTTGCCGACCGCGGACGAATCGTCTACAATCGGGCGATAGCCGACTTCAAGAGCTTTGACAAGCGCAGCTATGCACGCCATTCGAAAGAATTCCTCAACCTCTTACTGGCACAAGACCGTCTGCTTGCCACCCGTAGCGAATTCCGCGTAGGACGCTGGATAAACCAGGCACGCAGTTTGGGCAACACACCCGAAGAAAAAGACCTGTACGAATGGAACGCCCGTGTGCAAATCACTACATGGGGCAACCGCGAGTGTGCCGACAAAGGCGGCTTGCGCGACTATGCCCACAAGGAATGGAACGGTATCTTGAAGGACTTCTACTACAAGCGTTGGGCGGCATGGTGGGAAATGCTGCAAGGCGTATTGGACGGCGGAGAGATGCAGGACATCGACTGGTACGCCATGGAAGAGCCGTGGACCTTGCAACACAATCCGTACAAGGCTGAAGCGGAAGGCGACTGCATCGAGACCGCCCGCGAAGCAATGTCGCTTCTCACCACAGATTACACAGATTAA